The following are from one region of the Leucobacter sp. Psy1 genome:
- a CDS encoding BCCT family transporter — protein MTQNDDSIQELVGQLRSARQEQAPKARSSGTDYWVFGLAGCLAVAFIVWGFVSPSGLGSTASAALDWVITNTGWLFVIAASVFTVFVLVVAAGRFGRIPLGKDGEKPQFKTVSWISMMFATGMGIGLVFYGVGEPLFFYMSPPPGTVEGQTDAALSTAMGTTLFHWTLFPWAMYAIVGLGMAYGSFRLGRSQLFSSMFTPIFGERVVNGWGGRIINILAIIATLFGSACSLGLGALQIGGGIQSTGIMDQVGSVTLVVIIAVLTAMFVASAVSGIERGIQWLSNINMVLAVILALIVFIGGPTLFILNVIPNAVGSFIGDLPQMASRTAATGDDALASWLSSWTVFYWAWWVSWTPFVGLFIARISRGRSIRQFVTGVLLVPSGVTLLWFSIFGGGAIGIQERAERSGDMGQALANIVDGAPDINFDLILFDMLGSLPVPEWVAVVLMVVTVVLIAIFFVTGADSASIVMGALSEHGAEEPTKKAVIFWGVSTGAVAAVMLLAGGSDPAAALNGLKNITIVSALPFVLVMLLLCIGIWKDLSRDPLVLQGRVARELLEQSVAEGVDRHDSGHFSLVTTEITVITSEAAQRDADEKAKGKRQEDPEDPPPVSGT, from the coding sequence ATGACGCAGAACGACGATTCGATACAGGAGCTGGTCGGCCAGCTGCGCTCCGCGAGACAGGAGCAAGCGCCGAAGGCTCGGTCATCAGGCACCGACTACTGGGTATTCGGGCTCGCCGGCTGCCTCGCGGTCGCGTTCATCGTGTGGGGGTTCGTCTCTCCCTCGGGCCTCGGCAGCACCGCGAGTGCCGCGCTCGACTGGGTGATCACCAACACGGGCTGGCTCTTCGTCATCGCAGCGTCGGTCTTCACGGTGTTCGTGCTCGTTGTGGCCGCGGGACGCTTCGGTCGCATCCCCCTCGGCAAGGACGGTGAGAAGCCGCAGTTCAAGACCGTCTCCTGGATCTCGATGATGTTCGCGACGGGCATGGGGATCGGACTGGTCTTCTACGGTGTGGGCGAGCCGCTCTTCTTCTACATGTCGCCCCCACCAGGCACGGTTGAAGGGCAGACCGACGCCGCCCTCAGCACGGCGATGGGCACGACCCTCTTCCACTGGACGCTGTTTCCGTGGGCGATGTACGCCATCGTCGGTCTCGGTATGGCCTACGGCAGCTTCCGGCTCGGCCGGTCCCAGCTCTTCTCGTCCATGTTCACGCCGATCTTCGGTGAGCGGGTCGTCAACGGTTGGGGCGGACGGATCATCAACATCCTCGCGATCATCGCCACGCTGTTCGGCTCGGCGTGCTCGCTCGGACTGGGTGCCCTGCAGATCGGAGGCGGAATCCAGTCCACCGGCATCATGGATCAGGTCGGCTCCGTCACCCTCGTCGTCATCATCGCGGTCCTCACCGCCATGTTCGTGGCGTCGGCGGTCTCGGGGATCGAGCGCGGCATCCAGTGGCTCTCGAACATCAACATGGTGCTGGCCGTGATCCTCGCCCTTATCGTCTTCATCGGCGGACCGACGCTGTTCATCTTGAACGTGATTCCGAACGCGGTCGGCTCATTCATCGGCGACCTACCGCAGATGGCGTCTCGGACGGCGGCGACGGGCGACGATGCGCTCGCGAGCTGGCTCTCCTCTTGGACGGTCTTCTACTGGGCGTGGTGGGTGTCGTGGACGCCGTTCGTCGGACTCTTCATCGCCCGCATCTCGCGCGGTCGCAGCATCCGCCAGTTCGTCACCGGTGTGCTGCTCGTGCCCTCCGGCGTCACACTGCTCTGGTTCTCCATCTTCGGGGGAGGGGCGATCGGCATCCAGGAGCGTGCGGAGCGTTCGGGCGACATGGGTCAGGCGCTCGCGAACATCGTCGACGGGGCGCCCGACATCAACTTCGACCTCATCCTCTTCGACATGCTCGGAAGCCTGCCCGTTCCCGAGTGGGTCGCCGTGGTGCTGATGGTCGTCACGGTGGTCCTGATCGCGATCTTCTTCGTCACGGGTGCCGACTCCGCGTCGATCGTGATGGGGGCTCTCAGTGAGCACGGGGCCGAGGAGCCGACGAAGAAGGCCGTAATCTTCTGGGGCGTCTCGACCGGTGCCGTGGCGGCGGTGATGCTGCTCGCCGGCGGATCGGATCCGGCAGCAGCGCTCAACGGGCTGAAGAACATCACGATCGTGTCGGCCCTCCCGTTCGTCCTCGTGATGCTGCTCCTCTGCATCGGCATCTGGAAAGACCTCAGTCGGGACCCCCTCGTGCTGCAGGGGCGCGTGGCGCGTGAACTGCTGGAGCAGTCCGTGGCGGAGGGCGTCGATCGTCACGATAGCGGCCACTTCAGCCTGGTCACCACCGAGATCACGGTCATCACCAGTGAGGCTGCGCAGCGGGATGCCGATGAGAAGGCGAAAGGCAAGCGGCAGGAGGACCCCGAGGATCCACCACCAGTATCCGGCACCTGA
- a CDS encoding DUF6350 family protein: protein MRATLTAVIAAIEAGAVALAGFVLIGVPAILMWVITFGLDATPAELIGGIVSVWFLAHGVPLEVSVTAEAALGLGLPGEAFAFPVSLAPLGISLVTVLLAMRAGWRFASRGGSGAAGVIGGGIGFAAVGFACLPLVARALPEPEWRAPLTLGLIYAISMLSAFVVRAGLTDQRWFSRAVRRLQLTVNRVSPILASTLPVRTQEVLRLALGALAGLAALAAAGFTISLVIGYVDITALSQNLQLDPLGAIVLFVVQLAFLPVALIWSLSWFVGTGFAVGIGTSVSPFDALVGPIPALPLMGAIPPSWGSFAPVAPAIVVIVGLALGVAAARRTTLRGAGWGAAVVVPVLAAALTGLAVVLLAVLASGAMGPDRLAQAGPDPWVTGGIAAAEIGAGMLLGVVAGRADAARIGTVVELVRGGERRALTSRNADTDAETQPWSSDALAAAITDDADGPLANADRAPGVRARWAGARERLTGFLGFGGATAGTGAAQADALPELPPVDEEPGTPDHAPDGPGHAAVDADEREPDEFETAEVTTEEVEPEAVESEGVEPEAVESEAVEADETRTDHSETDEPASDEPAPDATAPDEPDLPERLDDVTEDELRVSDSEAEAILAAFSWDGAVTDWEEAPRDRLDGAAPREDSGTPADPDAQETAQVDGFTDWDSPDDAPRPEAGTGRRMWRWPGRKR, encoded by the coding sequence ATGAGAGCCACACTGACGGCCGTGATCGCGGCGATCGAGGCGGGAGCCGTCGCACTCGCCGGGTTCGTACTCATCGGGGTGCCGGCGATCCTCATGTGGGTGATCACCTTCGGACTGGACGCGACGCCGGCAGAGCTGATCGGCGGCATCGTCTCGGTGTGGTTCCTGGCGCACGGCGTGCCGCTCGAGGTGTCGGTGACCGCCGAGGCCGCGCTGGGTCTCGGCCTCCCCGGCGAGGCGTTCGCCTTCCCGGTGTCCCTCGCACCGCTCGGGATCTCACTCGTGACCGTTCTCCTCGCGATGCGCGCAGGCTGGAGATTCGCGTCCCGCGGCGGATCGGGTGCGGCCGGCGTCATCGGCGGCGGCATCGGTTTCGCGGCCGTCGGATTCGCCTGCCTCCCGCTCGTCGCCCGGGCTCTCCCCGAACCCGAGTGGCGCGCGCCGCTGACGCTCGGACTCATCTACGCCATCAGCATGCTTTCCGCCTTCGTCGTGCGCGCCGGCCTCACGGACCAGCGATGGTTCTCGCGCGCGGTCAGGCGTCTGCAACTGACGGTGAACCGCGTGTCGCCGATCCTCGCCTCAACACTCCCGGTCAGAACCCAGGAGGTGCTGCGGCTCGCACTCGGCGCGCTGGCAGGTCTCGCAGCGCTCGCCGCAGCCGGCTTCACGATCTCGCTCGTCATCGGCTACGTCGACATCACCGCCCTCTCCCAGAATCTGCAGCTCGACCCGCTCGGAGCGATCGTGCTGTTCGTCGTGCAGCTGGCGTTCCTCCCCGTGGCGCTGATCTGGTCGCTGTCGTGGTTCGTCGGAACGGGGTTCGCGGTCGGCATCGGCACGTCAGTCTCGCCGTTCGACGCCCTTGTCGGCCCGATCCCCGCCCTGCCGCTCATGGGGGCGATTCCGCCGAGCTGGGGCAGCTTCGCACCCGTCGCGCCCGCGATCGTCGTCATCGTCGGCCTCGCGCTCGGGGTGGCCGCCGCCCGCCGGACCACGCTGCGCGGCGCGGGCTGGGGCGCCGCGGTCGTCGTTCCCGTGCTCGCCGCGGCCCTCACCGGGCTCGCCGTCGTGCTCCTCGCCGTGCTCGCGAGCGGTGCGATGGGACCGGACCGGCTCGCGCAGGCTGGGCCGGACCCGTGGGTGACCGGAGGGATCGCCGCTGCCGAGATCGGGGCCGGGATGCTCCTCGGCGTCGTCGCCGGCCGCGCAGACGCCGCTCGCATCGGGACCGTCGTCGAGCTGGTGCGCGGCGGGGAGCGTCGGGCGCTTACCTCCCGGAACGCGGATACCGACGCGGAGACGCAGCCCTGGAGTTCAGACGCACTCGCCGCGGCCATCACCGACGACGCCGACGGGCCGCTCGCGAACGCGGATCGCGCTCCGGGCGTGCGAGCACGCTGGGCAGGTGCGCGTGAGCGGCTCACCGGATTCCTCGGGTTCGGCGGCGCTACAGCCGGCACCGGCGCAGCGCAAGCCGACGCCCTGCCGGAGCTGCCGCCGGTGGACGAGGAACCCGGGACACCCGATCATGCGCCAGACGGTCCTGGACACGCAGCTGTCGACGCGGACGAACGTGAACCAGATGAGTTCGAGACCGCGGAGGTGACGACCGAAGAGGTCGAGCCGGAAGCGGTCGAGTCAGAAGGGGTCGAGCCGGAAGCGGTCGAGTCAGAAGCAGTCGAGGCCGATGAAACTCGTACCGACCACTCCGAGACCGACGAGCCCGCATCCGACGAGCCTGCGCCTGATGCGACTGCTCCGGATGAGCCTGACCTCCCGGAGCGTCTGGACGACGTCACTGAGGACGAGTTGCGGGTGAGCGACTCGGAGGCCGAAGCGATTCTCGCCGCGTTCTCCTGGGACGGTGCCGTCACCGATTGGGAGGAGGCGCCGCGCGACCGCCTCGACGGAGCCGCTCCTCGTGAGGACTCCGGAACCCCTGCGGACCCCGACGCTCAGGAGACCGCACAGGTCGACGGATTCACGGACTGGGACTCGCCGGACGACGCACCTCGGCCCGAGGCCGGCACTGGACGACGCATGTGGCGGTGGCCGGGGCGCAAGCGGTAG
- a CDS encoding thiamine ABC transporter substrate binding subunit produces MMPMRTAVPRRRAALTTTAALTGAAALLLAGCSADAGSDADAGGTVTLIVHDSFPNEAFAEAASAATGYDVEVVGSGDGGELANQLVLTQGAPLGDAFFGVDQIFASRVVDADVAEDYVPEGLPEDAAALAVDGSDALVPIDRGATCFNIDPVWFADQGIAAPETYEDLLKPEYRELTVILDPAASSTGASFLVGTVAYFGADAYADYWSDLVENGARVEQGWSDAYYGQFTQGGEGGTRPIVLSYSSSPAATIADDGSSTSAALLDTCSSQVEYAGVLEGAENPEGARAVVDYLLSGEFQDTIAETMYMYPVDPEASVPEEWEQFAPLPEEPHDLPSDEIAAGLTDWQKAVADAVAGAAAG; encoded by the coding sequence ATGATGCCCATGCGCACCGCCGTGCCGCGCCGACGCGCCGCACTCACCACGACCGCCGCTCTCACCGGAGCCGCCGCGCTGCTCCTCGCCGGATGCTCGGCCGATGCCGGCTCCGACGCCGACGCTGGCGGCACTGTCACGCTGATCGTGCACGACTCATTCCCGAACGAGGCATTCGCCGAGGCGGCCAGCGCGGCCACCGGATACGACGTCGAGGTGGTCGGGTCGGGCGACGGGGGAGAACTCGCGAACCAGCTCGTGCTGACACAGGGCGCCCCGCTCGGCGACGCGTTCTTCGGCGTCGACCAGATCTTCGCGTCGCGAGTCGTGGACGCCGATGTCGCAGAGGACTACGTGCCGGAGGGGCTGCCAGAAGACGCTGCCGCGCTGGCGGTTGACGGGTCGGACGCGCTCGTGCCGATCGACCGGGGCGCAACCTGCTTCAACATCGACCCGGTCTGGTTCGCTGACCAGGGGATCGCGGCCCCCGAGACCTACGAGGATCTGCTGAAGCCCGAGTACCGCGAACTCACGGTGATCCTCGATCCCGCAGCGTCGTCGACCGGGGCTTCGTTCCTCGTGGGCACGGTCGCCTACTTCGGCGCCGACGCGTACGCAGACTACTGGAGCGATCTCGTGGAGAACGGCGCCCGGGTCGAGCAGGGGTGGAGCGACGCCTACTACGGCCAGTTCACGCAGGGAGGCGAAGGCGGCACCCGCCCGATCGTGCTCTCCTACAGCTCGTCTCCCGCGGCGACGATCGCCGACGACGGGTCTTCCACGAGCGCGGCACTGCTCGACACCTGCTCGAGTCAGGTCGAGTACGCCGGCGTCCTCGAAGGGGCGGAGAACCCCGAGGGTGCCAGGGCGGTCGTCGACTACCTGCTGTCGGGCGAGTTCCAGGACACGATCGCCGAGACGATGTACATGTACCCGGTCGATCCCGAGGCCTCCGTGCCCGAGGAGTGGGAGCAGTTCGCCCCCTTGCCCGAGGAGCCCCACGACCTGCCGAGCGACGAGATCGCCGCGGGGCTCACGGACTGGCAGAAGGCCGTCGCCGACGCGGTCGCCGGCGCCGCGGCCGGGTGA